The following are encoded in a window of Terriglobia bacterium genomic DNA:
- a CDS encoding tetratricopeptide repeat protein, whose product MAERFYKDALNRIEQMTDREKHRTRGGYYLFKQNYKLATEEYAALVKEHPKDMAGHTNLALAYFMAYKMEDAFQEGLRAIEIDPENLDYRYNQSWYALASGNLDSATKEARKTLQIDPSYAKAFVVLALTELARNRSDEAMKIYRQLEVLGPLGASLSASGLADLAIYEGRLNDALTILEKGIAADLAKNFNYRAADKSIMVAQTRLRQGKKVAAEKAADQAIKANRREEILFAAAQVYVEAGAGDKAQVIAQTLDKSIQDIHQAYGKLIEGSMALKRGIPIQALKSFQDAQVTVDTWLGRFSLGRTYLEAGAFPEACSEFEKCEKRMGETTSIFLNDLPSYRYLDEFYYYLGRAQEGQGGKNAARRSYQKFLDLKSKADKDDSLIADARRRLNSL is encoded by the coding sequence TTGGCTGAAAGATTCTACAAGGATGCCCTGAACCGGATCGAGCAGATGACGGACCGGGAAAAACACAGGACTCGCGGAGGGTACTATCTCTTCAAGCAAAACTACAAGCTGGCAACCGAGGAATATGCCGCCCTGGTAAAGGAACATCCGAAAGATATGGCAGGGCACACCAATCTGGCTTTGGCATATTTCATGGCCTACAAAATGGAGGATGCTTTCCAGGAAGGCCTGCGTGCTATCGAGATCGATCCCGAAAATCTCGATTATCGCTATAACCAAAGCTGGTATGCGCTTGCCTCCGGCAACCTTGACAGCGCCACTAAGGAGGCGCGCAAGACGCTCCAAATCGATCCCTCGTACGCCAAGGCATTTGTGGTTCTTGCCCTCACGGAGTTGGCGAGAAACCGGTCTGACGAGGCCATGAAAATCTATCGGCAGCTTGAGGTCTTAGGTCCCCTAGGCGCATCCCTGTCTGCCTCCGGGCTGGCCGACCTCGCCATATATGAAGGCCGGCTGAACGATGCCCTGACAATCCTCGAGAAGGGTATCGCCGCTGACCTTGCAAAGAATTTCAATTACCGAGCTGCTGACAAATCCATCATGGTCGCGCAGACCCGTCTGCGCCAGGGCAAGAAAGTTGCGGCCGAAAAAGCAGCGGACCAGGCAATCAAGGCGAATCGCAGAGAAGAGATCTTATTCGCCGCCGCCCAGGTCTATGTCGAAGCGGGCGCCGGGGATAAGGCCCAAGTTATCGCGCAGACCCTGGACAAAAGCATTCAGGATATTCATCAGGCTTATGGCAAACTGATTGAAGGCAGTATGGCTCTTAAGAGAGGAATTCCAATCCAGGCCCTGAAGTCCTTTCAGGACGCGCAGGTCACGGTGGATACCTGGCTGGGACGATTTTCTCTGGGACGCACCTATCTTGAGGCAGGAGCCTTTCCAGAAGCCTGTTCGGAATTCGAGAAATGCGAAAAGCGGATGGGCGAGACGACGTCCATTTTCCTGAATGATCTCCCGAGTTATCGATATCTGGATGAGTTTTATTACTATCTCGGTCGCGCGCAAGAAGGCCAAGGGGGCAAGAACGCCGCCAGGAGATCCTATCAAAAATTCCTCGACCTCAAGTCGAAAGCTGATAAAGACGACTCACTAATTGCCGATGCCAGAAGAAGGCTGAATTCACTCTGA
- a CDS encoding RDD family protein, with protein MNLDNVRYAGLAARFAALFVDLLVFCAFFFPITRLVKGVWLMAPTDHRWSSGLFISDPICIVFFIVIILYYVLLEGLFGQTVGKWVLGLRVIAVGGGRPGIKRAVLRNVLRAVDSLPAFNILGVLLILRSPERARVGDRWAWTRVVHVR; from the coding sequence ATGAACCTTGATAACGTCCGTTATGCCGGATTGGCGGCGCGATTTGCCGCCCTGTTCGTTGATCTGCTGGTATTCTGCGCGTTCTTCTTCCCGATCACGCGCCTGGTGAAGGGCGTGTGGCTGATGGCCCCGACCGATCACCGCTGGAGCTCCGGGCTGTTCATCTCCGATCCGATCTGCATCGTGTTTTTCATCGTGATAATTTTGTACTACGTGCTGCTGGAAGGCTTGTTTGGCCAGACGGTGGGCAAATGGGTGCTCGGCCTGCGGGTGATCGCGGTGGGTGGGGGCAGGCCCGGGATCAAGAGGGCTGTGCTCCGCAACGTGCTGCGGGCGGTGGACAGCCTGCCTGCCTTTAACATTCTGGGCGTGCTGCTGATCCTGCGCTCGCCGGAGCGGGCTCGCGTGGGC